A single Glycine soja cultivar W05 chromosome 14, ASM419377v2, whole genome shotgun sequence DNA region contains:
- the LOC114383408 gene encoding rho GDP-dissociation inhibitor 1-like, whose product MGFDENKETGEKSDHANEEHYKSEGEPLSRHVNESSIHATEDEEDEVGSKLQLGPQCTLKEHLEKDKDDESLRRWKEQLLGSVDVNNVAEILDPEVNITCLSIISPDRDDIVLSIPENGNPKGLWFTLKEGCHYRLKFTFHVSNNIVSGLKYTNTVWKTGVKVDSSKEMLGTFSPQAEPYTHEMPEETTPSGLFARGSYSARSKFLDDDNKCYLEINYTFDIRKEWA is encoded by the exons ATGGGGTTcgatgaaaacaaagaaaccgGAGAGAAAAGTGATCATGCAAATGAAGAACATTATAAAAGTGAAGGCGAGCCCTTGAGCAGGCACGTGAATGAGTCCTCTATCCATGCAACTGAAGATGAGGAGGATGAAGTTGGATCCAAATTACAATTGGGTCCTCAGTGCACTCTTAAAGAGCACCTTGAGAAAGATAAG GATGATGAGAGTTTAAGAAGATGGAAGGAACAACTACTTGGAAGTGTGGATGTGAACAATGTTGCAG AAATTCTGGACCCTGAAGTGAATATTACTTGTTTGTCTATCATCTCTCCTGATAGAGATGACATTGTTCTTTCCATTCCTGAGAATGGGAATCCaaagggtttatggtttactCTTAAAGAAGGTTGTCATTACCGCTTGAAATTCACCTTCCATGTGAGCAATAATATTGTGTCTGGCTTGAAATACACCAATACTGTTTGGAAGACTGGTGTCAaag TGGATAGCTCAAAAGAGATGCTTGGAACTTTCAGCCCTCAGGCAGAGCCTTACACACATGAGATGCCAGAAGAAACCACACCCTCTGGGCTATTTGCAAGAGGATCATATTCTGCAAGATCAAAG tttcttgatga